Below is a genomic region from Ostrea edulis chromosome 10, xbOstEdul1.1, whole genome shotgun sequence.
ACGGTTTTTTCCATTGGACATAGAGGTATTGTCTATAATCTccacatattttgtaaaaatatcattGTTAACTAgtagttttatttaaaaataattatgtgtatgtatgtgtgtgtatgtttgtatgttaaaagcaatatgataaataattaatttataatcaaattcatacatatatatatatatatatatatatatatatatatatataaagtcaaaaaataaaatccaatactcaaacttttatctatagcgctttcgccctgcgggctcgtcagtagatttttgtaaacatttaaaaatctactaacgagcccgcagggcgaaagcgctatagataaaagtttgagtattggattttattttttgactttattctaccccgataccaagaaaaaagaatttattgaatatataaacataagtCGTATATTCATTCAAAATGAGACCATTCCTTTCTTTTACTCTAATTGTTAGTAAAAGTTCTACTACAACCAATTTGAAGCACGTAAGAGCGTTGTAATACACATTGTCAACATCCAAAGCCCACACGATCCataaaattaaatgaaacatTAATTGATGTTATCTACAATTGTGTCAGGTGCATTATGTACACTTTGCAACACTTGATAATTTGTATATTGTTATCGTTTTCATTACCCCGCCGTAGTCTTTCAGTAAAGCTGTTTTAGCACTTGATGGtagtgatttttcattagtatatTCCTTTGATTATTCACTGCTCTTCATTATCTTAATGACATCCGGGTTGCTGACGTTGTATTAGTATCACAGTGTATCCCTGGCAACAAGCTGAGTCTTATTTTATTGGTATAAAGTCATTCTTATTGAGGAACGaatcaattaaatcaaaatgCCTTTCGTCTCTGAAAATGTGACAAGTTTCTCCAACACTACCATGCCCTTTCCCAATGTATCCAATTCAGTACTTCAAAAGACGACGTCAAAGGATTCCATCGTTTGCACGTGGAACCTTCCAGCAATTGAGTGGTTAAAGGTCGCAATGACAACGTTTGGTTTTCTTGGAAACGGGttcacatttttcattattgtCGTGAAGAAGGAATTACACAACAAAACGTTTGCGGTAATAGCTGTCATTGCTCTTTCGGATTGCCTTTATTGCATGGGCGCGATAGTTTGGGGTCTTTCCTATAATGCTTACATAAATACAAAGGACTATCGAAACTATGAGGAATGTGTGAATAAAGTATTTTACGATTTCATTAACATATACTTATCTGGACTAATGTCAGCAGCATACATTGCCTCTGGATTTTTCATTGCTGTGCTGTCAGTTGTTCGGTACATCATAATTTCCTATCCACTAAAATCCAACATTCTACTCACACGAAGACGCGTCATCTTGACGATCTCTGCAGTGTATATCGTCTCGCTTGGGATAGGAGTCTTAAAAAACCAAGAAACCAATTTAGGAGGGAAAGTCAACAAGCCTTTGGACCTGATTGTTTCATATCTTGTTCCTCTTAGTGTCATGGTAGTATTTCACACTTTAAAGCTAAGAACTCTCAAAAGGAATACATTCCAAACGACTAGCTCATCAGTACGCAAGATGGAGATTGTGGTCGTCATGGTAGTGTTGGCATTCTTTCTCCTCTTGTTACCATGGCACGTGTTGGTGATGCTGTACGAGTATGGCCTCTATTCCCCCACGTATGTGGCTATGACAGTAAGCTCTCTTCTCCTCCAGTTAAACAACTGTATCAACCCCGTGTTCTACGCCTTCTTGTCACCGCGAGTCAGACGGtatctttgtttttgttgtgtGATGAGGAGACCAAATAACGGAAACCAAACAGCAGCGCAGACTTCTGCAATACCGAACAGTTCAAGTGGCTCTTCAATTCAATCAACAAGTTTCAGTTCATTTTAGCAGAAAATTTAATGAACGGTCGATCTATATTCCTTACTATGCTAAAATCATATACCATACATTTGTGTATATCAATGCAAAACGTTATGTTCAATATGGAAACATTCACTTATTGTGTCGTATTGCGAGACTATTCTCGAGCCATCTTctttatatacacatgcataaaGGAAAAATACTGCGAATGAGGACCGAACGTCCGTAGtttgaaaggcgaagataacgaacaatgatcaattcccacaaggaataccaaaaaaaaaaaagagttgggcaaacacgggcccctggccatatcagaggtgggatcaggtatatGTATGTTCAACGACGTCAGAATAATTTATATGACCATACTAATGACCTTTCTGGTCAATCATCCAAAACatgactttgttaaacatcattcTGATTTTACACAAGTTCCTCATTAAGAATACTAGTATCTATTTAGTCTTTGGGATCTGACATGGATATATTAGACATGGACCATATATTGAGATTGTTCTTcagttaaattttcaaattggtcTTATctattaattatgatatttataagtcaatgaaattcattttgagataatattataaatctgattttaaaaaaatgacaatgaagTATTTATGTGATTTTAACAATGCATGGGTATATGCATATTCGTAATTTTGACTAAAGTTTATTCTCAGTTTATAGTCGTGAGGCCTGGTCTTTGAACACTTTGTTGGGGGGAGATTCAATGTGCATAATTCAGCATTTTTATTAGTTGATCTGTTTTTGTagt
It encodes:
- the LOC125665338 gene encoding galanin receptor type 2-like, translated to MPFVSENVTSFSNTTMPFPNVSNSVLQKTTSKDSIVCTWNLPAIEWLKVAMTTFGFLGNGFTFFIIVVKKELHNKTFAVIAVIALSDCLYCMGAIVWGLSYNAYINTKDYRNYEECVNKVFYDFINIYLSGLMSAAYIASGFFIAVLSVVRYIIISYPLKSNILLTRRRVILTISAVYIVSLGIGVLKNQETNLGGKVNKPLDLIVSYLVPLSVMVVFHTLKLRTLKRNTFQTTSSSVRKMEIVVVMVVLAFFLLLLPWHVLVMLYEYGLYSPTYVAMTVSSLLLQLNNCINPVFYAFLSPRVRRYLCFCCVMRRPNNGNQTAAQTSAIPNSSSGSSIQSTSFSSF